From the Butyrivibrio fibrisolvens genome, one window contains:
- the rpmB gene encoding 50S ribosomal protein L28, with product MAKCEVCGKGVHFGNNVSHSHRRSNRAWNANVQRVAVKINGSTRRMNVCTSCLRSNAVERA from the coding sequence ATGGCAAAGTGTGAAGTATGTGGCAAGGGCGTTCATTTTGGTAACAACGTAAGCCATTCCCATAGAAGATCAAACAGAGCATGGAACGCTAATGTTCAGCGTGTTGCAGTTAAGATCAACGGATCTACTCGCAGAATGAACGTTTGCACCAGCTGCCTCAGATCAAATGCTGTTGAGAGAGCTTAA
- a CDS encoding GerW family sporulation protein, with product MENKHFDGIVDSLMEGMQQMLSAKTVVGEPTKIGDTIIIPLVDVSMGVGAGSKDEEKKKRGAGGFGAKMSPTAVLVIRNGQTKLVNIKNQDAVTKILDLVPDVINKFQGGSKNDMPSDEDVVDAAFGDDEK from the coding sequence ATGGAGAATAAACATTTTGACGGAATTGTTGATTCCCTTATGGAAGGCATGCAGCAGATGCTTTCTGCAAAAACTGTAGTAGGTGAGCCTACTAAGATAGGTGATACTATCATCATTCCACTTGTTGATGTATCAATGGGTGTAGGTGCAGGCTCCAAGGACGAAGAGAAGAAAAAGCGCGGAGCAGGTGGATTTGGAGCTAAGATGTCTCCAACAGCTGTTCTTGTTATTAGAAACGGACAGACAAAGCTTGTAAATATCAAGAATCAGGATGCAGTTACAAAGATACTGGATCTTGTTCCTGATGTTATCAATAAATTCCAGGGCGGCTCTAAAAATGACATGCCAAGTGATGAAGATGTGGTAGATGCCGCTTTTGGAGATGATGAGAAGTAA
- the recG gene encoding ATP-dependent DNA helicase RecG yields the protein MRFSMNEASLKETIESLKGIGDKTAKVFEKAGIVRIEDLLEYYPRNYDTFEDVVKVSDLKSGNTVAVRCQIIGNIYAKNIRNMSIITFDIGDITGKAKVTYFNQPYLRSTLKQGHYYIFRGLVTRKGNTFCFNQPKIYQPEDYFALQGTMQPIYPLVKGLSNNMVVKAMKQAMESAVYMKDPLPSYLIEDNNLMEYRDAIKSIHFPKDKHTFDIARRRLSYNEFLFFILRLRILKLTEEESVSTAVMKKSELVDRFLEKLPYDLTDAQKRVYKEIEADLTGSRVMNRLIQGDVGSGKTILAFLALLITVENGYQGAMMAPTEVLARQHYEDICNMAKEYDLPFRPVLMIGSLKAKEKKENKKGIEDGTYNVCIGTNALIQDTVNYKNLALVITDEQHRFGVRQREKFAGKGECTHVLAMSATPIPRTLAIILYGDLHVSVLDEKPASRLPIKNCVVGPDYRPTAYRFIEKQVSLGHQVYVICPMIEEGEMNDVENVTDYTEKLRKELSPSIHVDMLNGRMKASEKDELMEKFANKEIDVLVSTTVIEVGINVPNATVMMIENAEHFGLAQLHQLRGRVGRGKDQSYCIFMNTSESKDAAARLDILGKSNDGFKIAEEDLKQRGPGDMFGIRQSGDLFFKIGDIYADSDLIKKASIDADRILGDDPDLCKKENEALHKALAGANETIVL from the coding sequence ATGAGGTTTAGCATGAACGAAGCTTCTTTAAAAGAAACAATAGAATCCCTAAAAGGGATTGGAGATAAAACTGCAAAAGTATTTGAAAAGGCCGGTATAGTACGTATAGAAGATCTTCTTGAGTACTATCCCAGGAACTATGATACATTTGAAGATGTAGTCAAAGTATCTGATCTTAAAAGCGGAAACACAGTAGCTGTCAGGTGTCAGATAATAGGTAATATATATGCCAAGAATATCAGAAATATGTCAATCATTACTTTTGATATAGGTGATATCACAGGCAAAGCCAAGGTTACATATTTTAACCAGCCATATCTTAGAAGTACTTTAAAGCAGGGGCATTACTATATTTTCAGAGGGCTTGTAACAAGAAAAGGGAATACATTTTGCTTTAATCAGCCAAAAATATATCAGCCTGAAGACTATTTTGCACTGCAAGGAACAATGCAGCCGATCTATCCTCTTGTCAAAGGCCTGTCCAACAATATGGTTGTCAAAGCAATGAAACAGGCTATGGAATCAGCTGTTTACATGAAAGATCCACTTCCTTCATATCTCATTGAAGATAACAACCTTATGGAGTACAGGGATGCTATTAAGAGCATACATTTCCCCAAGGATAAACATACTTTTGATATAGCAAGAAGGAGACTATCATACAATGAATTTCTTTTCTTCATCCTAAGACTGCGTATCTTAAAGCTTACAGAAGAAGAGTCTGTAAGTACTGCTGTTATGAAGAAGTCTGAGCTTGTAGACAGATTCCTTGAAAAGCTTCCGTATGACCTTACAGATGCCCAGAAAAGGGTGTATAAAGAAATAGAGGCAGATCTTACAGGCAGTAGAGTCATGAACCGTCTCATTCAAGGAGATGTAGGCTCCGGCAAGACCATCCTTGCCTTTCTTGCACTTCTTATAACAGTCGAGAACGGTTATCAAGGGGCCATGATGGCTCCTACTGAAGTTCTTGCAAGGCAGCATTATGAAGATATCTGCAATATGGCCAAGGAATATGACCTTCCATTTAGGCCTGTTCTTATGATCGGATCTCTAAAGGCTAAGGAAAAGAAAGAAAATAAAAAAGGTATAGAGGATGGCACCTACAATGTCTGTATCGGTACCAATGCTCTTATTCAGGATACTGTGAATTATAAGAATCTTGCTCTTGTTATAACGGATGAGCAGCACAGATTTGGTGTGCGTCAGCGCGAGAAGTTTGCAGGCAAGGGTGAGTGCACACACGTTCTTGCCATGAGTGCAACTCCTATCCCCAGAACACTTGCCATAATCCTATACGGCGATCTTCACGTATCTGTTCTTGATGAAAAGCCTGCATCACGCCTTCCCATCAAGAACTGCGTGGTAGGACCTGATTACAGGCCTACGGCTTATAGATTTATAGAAAAACAAGTGTCTTTAGGGCACCAGGTCTATGTAATCTGCCCTATGATAGAAGAAGGTGAGATGAATGACGTAGAGAATGTCACGGATTATACTGAGAAGCTAAGAAAAGAGCTGTCACCTTCAATACACGTAGATATGCTCAATGGACGCATGAAAGCTTCTGAAAAAGATGAGCTTATGGAGAAGTTTGCAAATAAGGAAATAGACGTTCTGGTATCAACAACTGTTATTGAAGTTGGTATTAATGTCCCTAATGCAACAGTCATGATGATAGAGAATGCCGAGCATTTCGGACTTGCTCAGCTTCATCAGCTTAGAGGGCGCGTAGGAAGAGGCAAAGATCAAAGTTATTGTATATTCATGAATACTTCTGAGTCCAAAGATGCTGCTGCTCGTCTGGATATACTTGGAAAGTCCAATGATGGATTCAAGATAGCCGAAGAAGATCTAAAGCAAAGAGGCCCCGGCGATATGTTCGGAATAAGGCAAAGTGGTGATCTTTTCTTTAAAATTGGTGATATATATGCTGACTCAGATCTTATCAAGAAGGCTTCGATAGATGCTGACCGCATACTTGGTGATGATCCTGACCTTTGTAAAAAAGAAAATGAGGCACTTCATAAGGCTCTTGCCGGCGCTAATGAAACGATTGTTTTATAA
- a CDS encoding FtsW/RodA/SpoVE family cell cycle protein encodes MRLYIVEISKYVIAILSCLFAMCGFIALKFKSEKKRAPIYALQIIMQVIILVLSFITIVLRTGNLNYIFYGIGIVLVLSSLLLLFSAFFPDGNKLIINNAAFLMMTSVIMLMRIDSGKALRQMIIAGVSIVAMFIVCEIVYKLPVLTNLTWAYAILGAVFLGIVLLCGSITNGSYISFTAFGVTFQPSEFVKLIFIFFLSCVLCRAATIKEALITFGVAMVYILILMMSRDLGASAILFIIYLAVLFVASRNPAYLLAGVGIGMVGAIAGFMLFRHVRVRVQAWLDPWSTIESTGYQLTQSLFGISSGGWFGLGLFKGNPQTIPYVEDDFIFSAIAEEFGIIYSISMILVVISMFLMMLLEASRLRDRWSKYIDCGIAVWLIFQTFLTVGGGSKFIPLTGVTLPLVSYGGTSLMVTMLSIGVFEATCLIRVDEHYEALERYRQAQAMSHDYQD; translated from the coding sequence ATGAGGTTATATATTGTTGAGATTTCGAAGTATGTTATCGCCATACTTAGCTGTCTCTTTGCAATGTGCGGTTTTATCGCACTTAAGTTTAAGAGTGAGAAAAAGAGAGCACCGATATACGCACTTCAGATAATCATGCAGGTAATTATACTTGTTCTTAGTTTTATTACCATAGTTTTACGTACAGGTAACTTAAACTATATTTTTTATGGAATCGGTATAGTGCTTGTATTGTCGAGTCTTTTGCTTTTATTCAGCGCATTTTTTCCTGACGGCAATAAACTGATCATTAATAATGCCGCCTTTCTTATGATGACGTCTGTCATCATGCTGATGAGGATAGATTCCGGTAAGGCATTACGGCAGATGATCATTGCAGGTGTATCCATCGTTGCAATGTTTATTGTATGTGAGATTGTATACAAGCTGCCGGTATTAACAAACCTTACGTGGGCTTATGCGATTTTGGGAGCTGTTTTTCTCGGAATCGTACTTCTGTGCGGTTCAATTACCAATGGTTCATATATTTCTTTTACCGCCTTCGGTGTTACATTCCAGCCTTCTGAATTTGTAAAGCTTATCTTTATATTCTTTTTGTCGTGCGTTTTGTGCAGGGCTGCAACTATCAAGGAGGCATTGATCACTTTTGGAGTAGCTATGGTCTATATTCTTATCCTTATGATGAGTAGAGACCTGGGTGCATCTGCGATACTTTTTATCATATATCTTGCAGTTTTATTTGTAGCATCAAGGAATCCTGCCTATCTTCTTGCCGGAGTGGGGATAGGTATGGTCGGAGCTATTGCAGGATTTATGCTTTTCAGACACGTAAGAGTCCGCGTGCAGGCTTGGCTTGATCCATGGTCTACGATTGAATCAACAGGATATCAGCTTACACAGTCACTTTTTGGCATAAGTTCAGGCGGATGGTTTGGACTTGGACTTTTTAAGGGCAATCCTCAGACTATTCCTTACGTAGAAGATGACTTTATCTTTTCTGCTATAGCAGAGGAGTTTGGCATTATTTACAGTATCTCCATGATACTTGTTGTGATATCTATGTTCCTTATGATGCTTTTGGAAGCATCAAGGCTCAGGGATAGATGGTCCAAATATATTGACTGTGGTATTGCAGTATGGCTTATCTTTCAGACTTTCCTTACAGTAGGCGGAGGATCTAAATTCATACCTCTTACGGGTGTCACACTTCCGCTTGTAAGCTATGGCGGAACCTCTCTTATGGTCACAATGTTGTCTATAGGTGTATTTGAAGCAACATGTCTTATAAGAGTTGATGAACATTATGAGGCTCTGGAGAGATACAGACAAGCTCAGGCAATGTCACACGATTATCAGGACTGA
- a CDS encoding peptidoglycan D,D-transpeptidase FtsI family protein — MNNNKAITFLAVFFTGLVATMLVYIGWYSYANRVEFVMNDYNKRASQLQEENSRGSIISSDGKELALTVTDEEGNEVRSYPYSNQFAHVVGYADMGGMGIEKSMKYYLINCNSSLATKASYDDKGLKFPGDNVYTTINASLQVLAYYSLGDYNGAVIISDPNTGAILAMVSKPDFNPNTIKADWNTLSNDKTTAALVNRSTQGLYPPGSTFKIVTSLEFLRENPTTYGEYTFSCKGSLTVNGASIKCYHNQVHGGLDFFSSFAKSCNSSYANIGLSLDQTMFAKTLDELMFNEELPVDFPYSKSIATASTSLSAEDKMQLSIGQGATSVSPLHMNMITMAIANGGTLMKPYLVSGVKSADGKAVETFNPQEYGQLMTSDEAATLTQMMEQVVQSGTATGLADSPYNAVGKTGSAEYSSSSSDSHAWFTGFAPKDDPQICVTIIMEKAGSGGHMAVPVAKRIFDEYFGVNSLN, encoded by the coding sequence TTGAATAACAATAAAGCAATCACATTTTTAGCTGTATTTTTTACAGGGCTTGTTGCTACAATGCTTGTGTATATAGGCTGGTACAGCTATGCTAACAGAGTTGAATTTGTAATGAATGATTATAACAAGCGTGCATCTCAGCTTCAGGAAGAGAATAGCAGAGGATCCATAATATCTTCTGATGGCAAGGAACTGGCACTTACAGTAACTGACGAAGAGGGCAATGAAGTAAGGTCTTATCCTTATTCCAATCAGTTTGCTCATGTTGTAGGTTATGCAGACATGGGTGGTATGGGGATAGAAAAGTCGATGAAATACTACCTGATCAACTGTAATTCATCGCTTGCAACCAAGGCTTCTTATGATGATAAGGGACTTAAGTTCCCGGGAGATAATGTATATACCACTATTAATGCAAGCCTTCAGGTCCTTGCATATTATTCTCTTGGAGATTACAACGGAGCTGTCATCATCTCGGATCCCAATACCGGAGCTATACTGGCTATGGTTTCAAAGCCTGATTTTAATCCCAATACGATCAAGGCTGACTGGAATACACTATCCAATGATAAGACTACAGCAGCTCTTGTTAATAGAAGTACTCAGGGATTGTATCCGCCGGGATCAACCTTTAAGATTGTTACTTCATTGGAGTTCTTGCGAGAGAATCCTACTACATATGGCGAATATACATTTTCTTGTAAAGGATCTCTTACTGTTAACGGAGCTTCTATCAAGTGTTATCACAATCAGGTTCACGGAGGCCTTGATTTTTTCTCATCATTTGCCAAGTCCTGTAACTCCTCTTACGCCAATATCGGTCTTTCACTTGATCAGACTATGTTTGCGAAGACTTTGGATGAACTTATGTTCAATGAGGAACTGCCGGTTGACTTTCCATATTCAAAAAGTATAGCAACTGCAAGTACCTCTCTTTCAGCCGAAGACAAGATGCAGCTTTCGATAGGCCAGGGCGCTACCAGCGTATCGCCTCTTCATATGAATATGATAACAATGGCAATAGCCAATGGCGGAACACTTATGAAGCCTTATCTGGTATCCGGTGTTAAGTCAGCTGATGGTAAGGCTGTAGAGACTTTTAATCCTCAGGAGTACGGCCAGCTTATGACTTCAGACGAAGCTGCGACTCTTACACAGATGATGGAGCAGGTAGTGCAGTCAGGTACAGCTACAGGTCTTGCAGACTCTCCGTACAATGCAGTAGGCAAGACAGGCTCAGCGGAGTATTCATCATCGTCTTCAGATTCACATGCATGGTTTACCGGATTTGCTCCTAAGGATGATCCGCAGATTTGTGTTACAATAATTATGGAAAAAGCAGGAAGCGGCGGACATATGGCTGTTCCTGTTGCTAAGCGTATATTTGATGAGTATTTTGGAGTTAATTCTTTGAATTAA
- a CDS encoding Asp23/Gls24 family envelope stress response protein: MKASSLNTHMGNISIDNEVIAQYAGTVAMECFGIVGMANVSIRDGLVSLLRSDNMTKGINVELNQNKKLVLNFHVIIAYGVSISAVADNLIDSVKYKVEEFTGLEIEKINIYVEGVRVID, from the coding sequence ATGAAGGCTTCATCATTGAACACACATATGGGCAATATTTCCATAGACAACGAGGTAATAGCTCAGTATGCCGGAACTGTTGCGATGGAATGCTTCGGTATTGTTGGCATGGCTAACGTTAGTATAAGAGACGGACTGGTAAGTTTGCTTCGTTCTGATAACATGACTAAGGGTATCAACGTAGAACTTAACCAGAACAAGAAGCTTGTACTTAATTTTCACGTTATTATTGCTTACGGTGTAAGTATTTCTGCTGTTGCAGATAACCTTATCGACTCAGTTAAGTATAAGGTTGAAGAGTTTACAGGACTAGAAATAGAGAAGATCAATATTTATGTCGAAGGTGTTCGAGTTATCGACTGA
- a CDS encoding DAK2 domain-containing protein codes for MSTSSIDSRMVARMFLAGAKNLEAKKEWINQLNVFPVPDGDTGTNMTMTIMAAAKEVQECDKNDMAAVCKAISSGSLRGARGNSGVILSQLLRGLTKGLKEHEEIDVQILADAFDKAVETAYKAVMKPKEGTILTVAKGAGDKARELASAGETDIEKFAKEVIEYADEVLDKTPDMLPVLKQAGVVDSGGEGLVQVLKGALSGLLGEEIDLTPVAAVEAPTAPKKIVSKEAPVEIKYGYCTEFVILLKRELNAKQESDFRKFLGDIGDSIVMVADDEICKIHVHTNDPGLAIQKALLLGQLSNMKVDNMRMEHREKLFHMNENGTADEIDQEISGMAERTIPQDAEYEYPEGEIKVSGKHVDAVLNDAAKWGDDKGEAFGSMEENKASEPAEEPADFGFVAVCAGDGLTELFKGLGVDEVISGGQTMNPSTDDILTAIEHVNAKTVFVLPNNKNIIMAANQARDLSEDKEVIVIPTKTVPQGVTAVINFIPDMSAEENKETMMDVIGGVHTGEVTYAVRDTVIDDKQIHEGDYMGIGDEGIISVGQKMEDVTFEMLKGLMSEELELISIYYGADVDEETAESLRKRVANEYPNCDIELQAGGQPVYYYIVSAE; via the coding sequence TTGAGTACAAGTAGCATTGATTCAAGAATGGTCGCAAGAATGTTTCTTGCGGGCGCAAAGAACCTTGAAGCTAAAAAAGAATGGATCAACCAGTTGAACGTATTCCCTGTACCGGATGGTGATACAGGAACAAATATGACTATGACTATCATGGCTGCAGCCAAGGAAGTTCAGGAATGTGATAAAAACGACATGGCTGCGGTTTGTAAGGCTATCTCATCTGGATCTCTTCGCGGAGCCAGAGGTAATTCAGGCGTTATCCTGTCACAGCTTTTAAGAGGACTTACAAAGGGACTTAAGGAGCATGAGGAGATTGATGTTCAGATACTCGCCGATGCTTTTGATAAGGCTGTAGAGACAGCATACAAGGCTGTAATGAAGCCTAAGGAAGGAACAATCCTTACAGTAGCCAAGGGTGCAGGCGATAAGGCAAGAGAACTTGCCAGTGCCGGCGAAACAGATATCGAGAAGTTTGCTAAGGAAGTTATTGAGTATGCAGACGAAGTTCTCGATAAAACCCCTGATATGCTCCCTGTTCTTAAACAGGCAGGCGTAGTAGATTCAGGCGGAGAAGGCCTTGTACAGGTGCTTAAAGGAGCTCTTAGCGGACTTCTTGGAGAAGAGATCGATCTTACACCTGTAGCAGCTGTAGAAGCTCCTACAGCTCCTAAGAAGATCGTATCCAAGGAAGCTCCTGTAGAGATCAAATATGGTTATTGTACAGAATTCGTTATTCTCTTAAAGAGAGAACTTAATGCCAAGCAGGAATCTGATTTCAGAAAATTCCTCGGAGATATCGGTGATAGTATCGTAATGGTAGCAGATGACGAGATCTGCAAGATCCATGTACATACCAATGATCCGGGACTTGCTATTCAGAAGGCGCTTCTTTTAGGACAGCTTTCTAACATGAAGGTTGATAACATGCGTATGGAGCATCGTGAGAAGCTCTTCCACATGAATGAGAACGGAACAGCTGATGAGATCGATCAGGAGATCTCCGGAATGGCTGAGCGCACAATTCCTCAGGATGCTGAGTATGAATATCCTGAAGGAGAGATCAAGGTATCTGGCAAGCACGTTGATGCAGTACTTAACGATGCTGCAAAATGGGGCGATGATAAGGGCGAAGCTTTCGGTTCTATGGAAGAGAATAAAGCTTCTGAGCCTGCCGAAGAACCTGCTGATTTTGGATTTGTTGCTGTATGTGCCGGTGACGGTCTTACAGAACTTTTCAAGGGACTTGGTGTTGATGAAGTCATCAGCGGTGGCCAGACTATGAACCCTAGTACTGATGATATCCTTACAGCAATCGAGCATGTTAATGCCAAGACTGTATTTGTTCTTCCTAATAACAAGAACATCATCATGGCGGCTAATCAGGCAAGAGATCTGTCAGAGGATAAGGAAGTCATCGTAATCCCTACCAAGACAGTTCCTCAGGGTGTAACTGCAGTTATCAATTTCATACCTGATATGTCTGCTGAAGAGAACAAAGAGACTATGATGGATGTTATCGGCGGAGTACATACAGGTGAAGTTACATATGCAGTACGTGATACAGTTATAGATGACAAACAGATCCATGAAGGTGATTACATGGGTATTGGTGATGAAGGCATCATTTCTGTTGGACAGAAGATGGAAGATGTAACCTTCGAAATGCTCAAAGGTCTTATGTCAGAAGAGCTTGAGCTTATCAGTATCTATTATGGAGCAGATGTAGATGAAGAGACTGCTGAGAGCCTTAGAAAGCGTGTAGCTAACGAATATCCTAATTGCGATATCGAGCTTCAGGCTGGTGGACAGCCTGTTTATTACTACATAGTATCTGCAGAATAA